The Salmonella enterica subsp. houtenae serovar Houten genome has a segment encoding these proteins:
- the spvA_1 gene encoding virulence protein — translation MSITATLSLKKLEEHFQIQDQLSNRGYYSIFDILKLSKSEFTRKHQGLFGAKAGKIYDTASGYATQIILLFRKNNLAQAVQTSVYSTQLQDSDSAVLTKGAPTWQTLFADDWREYCQNSAPEAVDSPVAYLSWLYNQATNFESQVGIDNIIPLAVRRPDLAELMLDNDAINQVIPSLQLVNNVLEQSVAPYVNNVAPNTNVSETLAATRYPTLLPYHYPHQQALLSLEASDESLQNMIKKTDTA, via the coding sequence ATGAGTATAACAGCCACTTTATCTCTCAAAAAGTTAGAGGAACATTTTCAAATACAAGATCAGTTATCCAACCGAGGATATTACTCTATATTTGATATCCTGAAGCTATCAAAAAGTGAATTTACTCGCAAGCACCAGGGTCTCTTTGGTGCTAAAGCCGGTAAAATCTACGATACCGCCTCCGGTTACGCAACGCAGATTATACTGTTGTTTCGCAAAAATAACCTTGCTCAGGCGGTACAGACGTCGGTTTATTCCACTCAATTACAGGATAGCGATTCTGCAGTGCTCACAAAGGGTGCTCCGACATGGCAAACCCTATTTGCTGATGACTGGCGTGAATATTGCCAGAATAGCGCACCAGAGGCCGTTGACTCTCCGGTCGCTTATCTCTCCTGGCTATATAATCAAGCCACGAATTTTGAATCACAGGTGGGGATCGATAATATTATCCCGCTGGCTGTCCGCCGCCCTGATTTAGCAGAGCTTATGCTGGATAATGACGCGATTAATCAAGTGATTCCTTCCTTACAACTGGTCAATAACGTACTTGAGCAGTCCGTCGCGCCATACGTTAATAACGTCGCTCCGAATACCAACGTTAGCGAAACGCTAGCCGCCACCCGTTATCCAACTCTCCTGCCTTATCATTACCCGCATCAGCAAGCGCTGCTTTCTCTGGAGGCCAGTGACGAATCGCTACAGAATATGATTAAGAAAACCGATACCGCCTAG
- the mkaC_1 gene encoding virulence genes transcriptional activator yields the protein MGIFISKKLRYFIVIMEKRSFASASEALCITRSPLSKAITEIEEYLDEKLFIRKHNDLIPTPLALEYYKKCKPLYDELLKLEKIKNIKLYTVIFDSCFPLTFVNFLRDFIEAPGLEFRLEHKIITPEDLLSLKNENKIFISLQNIMDVPAENKSIWPTGGVTLLSPFISTNNNLFVCKEIYMNSLKNKLSKTLDSYLYDINFIEHNHDPSTLIYKVKNGEGHSLFSSKLAQFYNLNGIKKTPIKEFNKNLIVYHDAADLNSTALLKIKQILNDFI from the coding sequence ATGGGGATTTTTATTTCAAAAAAGTTAAGATATTTTATAGTGATTATGGAAAAGCGCTCTTTTGCCAGCGCCTCTGAAGCATTGTGTATTACACGATCACCATTAAGCAAAGCAATCACTGAAATTGAAGAATATTTAGATGAAAAATTATTTATCAGAAAACATAATGATTTAATCCCCACCCCGCTGGCACTTGAATATTATAAAAAATGCAAACCATTATATGATGAATTATTAAAACTGGAGAAAATAAAAAATATCAAACTCTATACCGTAATCTTCGATAGTTGTTTCCCCTTAACCTTCGTAAATTTTTTACGCGATTTCATCGAGGCGCCAGGTCTTGAATTTCGTCTTGAGCACAAAATCATTACACCTGAAGACCTACTCTCTCTTAAAAACGAAAATAAAATATTTATATCCCTCCAGAATATAATGGATGTTCCGGCTGAAAATAAATCTATATGGCCAACCGGGGGGGTGACACTATTGTCGCCATTTATTTCTACAAATAATAATCTATTCGTATGCAAAGAAATTTACATGAATTCGCTGAAAAATAAACTGTCTAAAACTTTAGACAGTTATTTATATGACATTAATTTCATTGAGCATAATCATGATCCCTCCACGTTGATTTACAAAGTAAAAAACGGTGAAGGTCATAGCTTATTCTCATCCAAGCTGGCACAGTTCTACAATCTCAATGGCATAAAAAAAACGCCAATAAAAGAATTTAATAAAAACCTAATCGTTTATCATGACGCGGCAGATTTAAATAGCACAGCTTTGTTAAAAATAAAACAAATACTTAACGATTTTATTTAG
- the yejM gene encoding sulfatase → MVTHRQRYREKVSQMVSWGHWFALFNILLATLLGSRYLFVADWPTTLAGRIYSYLSIVGHFSFLVFATYLLILFPLTFIVMSQRLMRFLSAILATAGMTLLLIDSEVFTRFHLHLNPIVWELVINPDQNEMARDWQLMFISVPVILLVEMLFATWSWQKLRSLTRRRHFARPLAIFFFISFIASHLIYIWADANFYRPITMQRANLPLSYPMTARRFLEKHGLLDAQEYQRRLVEQGNPEAVSVQYPLSDLHYRDMGTGQNVLLITVDGLNYSRFEKQMPELAKFAEQNIDFTRHMSSGNTTDNGIFGLFYGISPGYMDGVLSTRTPAALITALNQQGYQLGLFSSDGFTSPLYRQALLSDFSMPAAQTQSDAQTASQWIDWLGRYAQEDNRWFSWISFNGTNIDDSNQKSFVKRYASAASGVDAQINRVLNALREAGKFDNTVVIITAGRGIPLTPEENRFAWSRGHLQVPLVIHWPGTPAQRINVLTDHTDVMTTLMQRLLHVSTPANEYSQGQDIFTVPRRHHWVTAADGSTLAITTPQMTLVLNNNGKYQTYDLHGETIKDQKPQLSLLLQVLTEEKRFIAN, encoded by the coding sequence ATGGTAACTCATCGTCAGCGCTACCGTGAAAAAGTCTCCCAGATGGTTAGCTGGGGGCACTGGTTCGCTCTGTTCAATATACTATTAGCTACGCTGCTCGGCAGCCGTTACCTGTTTGTCGCCGACTGGCCGACAACGCTTGCAGGTCGCATATACTCCTATCTGAGCATTGTCGGGCACTTTAGCTTTCTGGTGTTCGCCACCTATTTACTTATTCTTTTTCCGCTCACGTTTATCGTGATGTCCCAGCGGCTGATGCGGTTTTTATCGGCTATTCTGGCGACCGCGGGTATGACGTTGTTGCTTATCGATAGCGAAGTCTTTACCCGTTTTCATCTGCATCTTAATCCCATTGTCTGGGAGCTGGTCATCAACCCTGACCAGAATGAAATGGCGCGCGACTGGCAGCTTATGTTTATTAGCGTGCCGGTTATCTTATTGGTTGAGATGTTATTTGCGACATGGAGTTGGCAAAAGCTGCGTAGTCTCACGCGCCGCCGCCATTTCGCAAGACCGCTTGCGATATTCTTTTTCATCTCCTTTATCGCCTCGCATCTTATCTACATCTGGGCAGACGCTAATTTTTACCGACCGATTACCATGCAGCGGGCAAACCTGCCGCTCTCTTATCCGATGACGGCGCGACGTTTTCTTGAAAAACATGGTCTGCTGGATGCGCAGGAGTATCAGCGCCGTCTGGTAGAGCAAGGCAATCCGGAAGCGGTCTCCGTACAGTACCCGCTCAGCGATTTGCACTATCGCGATATGGGCACCGGTCAGAATGTGCTGCTCATTACTGTCGACGGCCTGAACTATTCTCGCTTTGAGAAGCAGATGCCGGAGCTTGCTAAATTCGCCGAACAAAACATCGACTTCACCCGTCATATGAGTTCAGGGAATACCACTGATAACGGTATTTTCGGCCTGTTCTATGGCATATCGCCAGGCTATATGGATGGCGTGTTATCCACCAGAACGCCTGCGGCGCTCATTACCGCGTTGAATCAGCAAGGCTACCAGTTGGGGCTGTTTTCTTCGGATGGCTTCACCAGTCCGCTTTACCGTCAGGCATTACTGTCCGATTTCTCGATGCCGGCAGCGCAGACGCAGTCTGATGCGCAGACGGCCAGCCAGTGGATAGACTGGCTTGGGCGCTATGCGCAAGAAGATAATCGCTGGTTCTCATGGATATCGTTTAACGGTACTAACATTGATGACAGCAATCAGAAGAGTTTTGTTAAGCGTTACGCCAGCGCCGCCAGCGGCGTGGATGCGCAAATCAATCGGGTTCTGAACGCGCTGCGGGAGGCTGGTAAATTCGACAATACCGTCGTGATCATTACCGCAGGACGCGGCATACCGCTGACGCCGGAAGAAAACCGTTTCGCCTGGTCGCGAGGACATCTGCAAGTACCGCTGGTGATCCACTGGCCGGGGACGCCTGCGCAGCGTATTAACGTGCTTACCGATCATACCGATGTGATGACCACGTTGATGCAGCGTCTGTTACACGTCAGCACGCCAGCGAACGAATACTCGCAGGGCCAGGATATCTTTACCGTTCCACGTCGCCATCACTGGGTAACAGCGGCAGACGGCAGTACGCTGGCAATTACGACGCCGCAAATGACCCTGGTGCTCAATAATAATGGTAAGTATCAAACATATGATTTACACGGCGAGACGATCAAAGATCAGAAGCCGCAGCTCAGTCTGCTGCTGCAAGTGCTAACAGAGGAGAAACGTTTTATCGCTAACTGA
- the SBOV23001 gene encoding Uncharacterized protein conserved in bacteria, giving the protein MPQLSRYSDEHVEQLLSEMLSVLEKHKAPTDLSLMVLGNMVTNLINTSVAPAQRQAIANSFARALQSSISEDKAH; this is encoded by the coding sequence ATGCCACAACTCTCCCGCTATAGTGATGAACATGTTGAACAATTACTGAGCGAAATGCTCAGCGTACTGGAAAAACATAAGGCGCCGACCGATCTTTCCCTGATGGTGCTGGGAAACATGGTCACCAACCTTATCAATACCAGCGTCGCGCCGGCTCAACGCCAGGCGATTGCGAACTCTTTTGCTCGCGCACTACAGTCTTCGATTAGCGAAGACAAAGCGCACTAA
- the yejK gene encoding nucleoid-asociated protein yields MSLDINQIALHQLIKRDEQNLELVLRDSLLEPTTTVVEMVAELHRLYSAKNKAYGLFSEESELAQALRLQRQGEEDFLAFSRAATGRLRDELAKYPFADGGIVLFCHYRYLAVEYLLVTVLNNLSSMRVNENLDINPTHYLDINHADIVARIDLTEWETNPQSTRYLTFLKGRVGRKVADFFMDFLGASEGLNAKAQNRGLLQAVDDFTAEAQLDKAERQNVRQQVYSYCNEQLQAGEEIELESLSKELSGVSEVSFSEFTAEKGYELEESFPADRSTLRQLTKYAGSGGGLTINFDAMLLGERIFWDPATDTLTIKGTPPNLRDQLQRRASGGK; encoded by the coding sequence ATGAGTCTGGATATCAACCAGATTGCCCTGCACCAGCTTATCAAGCGCGATGAGCAAAATCTTGAGCTGGTCTTGCGCGATTCATTGCTGGAGCCAACCACCACTGTTGTCGAGATGGTGGCTGAACTGCATCGGCTCTATAGCGCCAAGAATAAGGCGTATGGCCTGTTTAGCGAAGAGAGTGAACTGGCGCAAGCTCTGCGGTTGCAACGTCAGGGGGAAGAAGATTTTCTTGCCTTTAGCCGGGCGGCGACCGGACGCCTGCGTGACGAACTGGCGAAATATCCCTTTGCGGACGGCGGCATTGTGCTGTTCTGCCATTATCGTTACCTGGCGGTGGAGTATCTGCTGGTTACGGTACTGAACAACCTGAGCAGTATGCGGGTAAATGAAAATCTGGATATTAACCCGACGCATTACCTTGATATCAATCATGCGGATATCGTGGCGCGTATCGATCTTACCGAGTGGGAAACTAATCCGCAATCGACCCGCTATCTGACGTTTCTCAAAGGTCGGGTAGGGCGCAAGGTCGCTGACTTCTTTATGGATTTCCTCGGCGCCAGCGAAGGGTTGAACGCCAAAGCGCAGAATCGCGGCCTGTTGCAGGCAGTGGATGATTTCACCGCAGAAGCGCAGTTGGATAAAGCAGAACGTCAGAACGTGCGTCAGCAGGTTTACAGCTACTGCAACGAGCAGTTACAAGCCGGGGAAGAAATTGAACTGGAATCGCTGTCGAAGGAACTTTCCGGCGTCAGTGAGGTAAGCTTTAGCGAATTTACCGCCGAAAAAGGCTATGAGCTGGAAGAGAGCTTTCCGGCGGATCGGAGTACTCTGCGCCAGCTAACGAAATATGCTGGTAGCGGCGGTGGGCTAACCATTAACTTTGATGCGATGCTACTGGGCGAGCGGATTTTCTGGGACCCGGCGACCGATACGCTGACTATCAAAGGGACGCCGCCGAATTTGCGCGATCAGTTGCAGCGGCGCGCGTCGGGCGGAAAGTAA
- the rplY gene encoding 50S ribosomal protein L25 yields the protein MFTINAEVRKEQGKGASRRLRAANKFPAIIYGGSEAPIAIELDHDQVMNMQAKAEFYSEVLTLVVDGKEVKVKAQAVQRHAYKPKLQHIDFVRA from the coding sequence ATGTTTACTATCAACGCAGAAGTACGTAAAGAGCAGGGTAAGGGTGCGAGCCGCCGCCTGCGCGCCGCTAACAAGTTCCCGGCAATCATCTACGGCGGTTCTGAAGCCCCGATTGCTATCGAACTGGACCACGACCAGGTGATGAACATGCAAGCTAAAGCTGAATTCTACAGCGAAGTTCTGACCCTCGTTGTTGACGGTAAAGAAGTAAAAGTTAAAGCTCAGGCTGTACAGCGTCACGCTTACAAACCGAAGCTGCAGCACATCGACTTCGTTCGCGCGTAA
- the yejH gene encoding helicase, whose protein sequence is MIFTLRPYQQEAVDATLSHFRRHRTPAVIVLPTGAGKSLVIAELARVARGRVLVLAHVKELVAQNHAKYCALGLEADIFAAGLKRKESQGKVVFGSVQSVARNLNAFQEEFSLLIVDECHRIGDDEDSQYQQILTHLSNVNPHLRLLGLTATPFRLGKGWIYQFHYHGMVRGNETALFRDCIYELPLRYMIKHGYLTPPERLDMPVVQYDFSRLQAQSNGLYSEADLNRELKKQQRITPHIISQIREFAQTRKGVMIFAATVEHAKEIVGLLPADDAALITGDTPGPERDALIDNFKAQRFRYLVNVSVLTTGFDAPHIDLIAILRPTESVSLYQQIVGRGLRLAPGKTDCLILDYAGNPHDLYAPEVGSPKGKSDNVPVQVFCPACGFANTFWGKTTADGTLIEHFGRRCQGWFDDDDGHREQCDFRFRFKNCPQCNAENDIAARRCRECDAILVDPDDMLKAALRLKDALVLRCSGMTMQHGQDEKGEWLKITYYDEDGADVSERFRLHTPAQRTAFEQLFIRPHTRTPGIPLRWITAADIVAQQALLRHPDFVVARMKGQYWQVREKVFDYEGRFRRAHELRG, encoded by the coding sequence ATGATTTTTACACTCCGCCCCTACCAACAAGAAGCCGTAGACGCCACGCTCAGCCACTTTCGCCGCCACCGTACGCCCGCCGTGATTGTTCTGCCGACCGGCGCAGGTAAAAGCCTGGTGATCGCCGAACTGGCGCGCGTCGCCCGCGGACGGGTACTGGTGCTGGCGCATGTGAAAGAGCTGGTCGCGCAGAACCACGCCAAATATTGCGCGCTGGGGCTGGAAGCGGATATTTTCGCCGCCGGACTCAAACGTAAAGAGAGTCAGGGCAAAGTCGTGTTCGGCAGCGTACAGTCGGTGGCGCGTAATCTTAACGCCTTTCAGGAGGAGTTTTCTCTGTTGATTGTTGATGAATGCCACCGCATCGGCGACGATGAAGACAGTCAGTATCAGCAAATCCTCACTCACCTGAGTAACGTTAATCCTCACTTACGTCTGCTTGGGCTAACCGCCACGCCCTTCCGCCTCGGAAAAGGCTGGATTTATCAATTTCATTATCACGGTATGGTGCGCGGCAACGAGACCGCTCTGTTTCGCGACTGTATTTATGAATTGCCGCTGCGCTATATGATTAAACACGGTTATCTGACGCCGCCGGAGCGTCTTGATATGCCGGTAGTACAATATGATTTCAGCCGCCTGCAGGCCCAAAGCAATGGGCTTTACAGCGAAGCCGACCTGAACCGCGAGCTGAAAAAACAGCAGCGGATTACGCCGCACATCATCAGCCAGATTAGGGAATTTGCGCAAACGCGCAAAGGCGTGATGATTTTCGCCGCCACGGTCGAACATGCGAAAGAGATTGTCGGTCTGCTTCCGGCGGACGACGCGGCGCTGATTACCGGCGATACGCCAGGGCCCGAGCGCGACGCGCTGATTGATAATTTCAAGGCGCAGCGTTTTCGCTATCTGGTCAACGTCTCGGTGCTGACCACTGGCTTTGACGCCCCACACATTGATCTCATCGCGATTCTGCGCCCCACCGAGTCAGTTAGCCTTTACCAACAAATTGTCGGGCGTGGTCTGCGCCTTGCGCCGGGAAAGACCGATTGCCTGATTCTTGATTACGCTGGCAACCCGCACGACCTGTACGCCCCGGAGGTCGGTAGCCCGAAGGGAAAAAGCGATAACGTCCCTGTCCAGGTATTTTGCCCGGCCTGCGGCTTTGCCAACACCTTCTGGGGGAAAACCACTGCCGACGGCACGCTGATTGAACACTTTGGCCGTCGCTGCCAGGGCTGGTTTGACGATGACGACGGCCATCGCGAGCAGTGCGATTTTCGCTTTCGCTTCAAAAACTGCCCGCAGTGTAATGCCGAAAACGATATTGCCGCCCGGCGCTGCCGGGAATGTGACGCCATTCTGGTCGACCCGGACGATATGTTAAAAGCGGCGCTCAGGCTCAAGGATGCGTTAGTCCTGCGCTGTAGCGGAATGACGATGCAGCATGGGCAGGATGAGAAAGGCGAATGGCTGAAAATCACTTACTATGACGAGGACGGCGCGGATGTCAGTGAGCGCTTCCGCTTGCACACGCCCGCCCAGCGTACCGCTTTCGAACAGCTATTTATTCGCCCGCATACCCGCACGCCCGGCATTCCTTTACGCTGGATCACGGCGGCGGATATTGTCGCGCAGCAGGCGCTGTTGCGGCATCCCGATTTTGTGGTCGCGCGGATGAAAGGTCAGTACTGGCAGGTGCGTGAAAAAGTGTTCGACTATGAAGGCCGCTTCCGCCGGGCGCACGAATTACGTGGTTAA
- the yejD gene encoding ribosomal small subunit pseudouridine synthase — translation MRLDKFIAQQLGVSRAIAGREIRGNRVTVDGDIIKNAAFKLLPEHAVAYDGNPLAQQHGPRYFMLNKPQGYVCSTDDPDHPTVLYFLDEPVAYKLHAAGRLDIDTTGLVLMTDDGQWSHRITSPRHHCEKTYLVTLESPVADDTAAQFAKGVQLHNEKDLTKPATLEVVTPVQVRLTISEGRYHQVKRMFAAVGNHVVELHRERIGAITLDKNLAPGEYRPLTEEEIASVG, via the coding sequence ATGCGACTTGATAAATTTATCGCTCAGCAGCTTGGCGTCAGCCGCGCTATTGCCGGGCGTGAAATTCGTGGTAACCGCGTTACCGTCGATGGCGACATCATTAAAAATGCGGCCTTCAAACTGCTCCCGGAACATGCGGTCGCGTATGACGGTAATCCCTTAGCGCAACAACATGGGCCACGCTATTTTATGCTTAACAAGCCGCAGGGGTACGTCTGTTCAACCGATGATCCCGATCATCCAACGGTACTGTATTTCCTGGATGAGCCGGTGGCGTATAAGCTGCATGCCGCAGGACGTCTGGATATCGATACTACCGGCCTGGTGTTAATGACCGATGATGGTCAGTGGTCGCACCGTATTACGTCGCCGCGACACCACTGTGAAAAAACCTATCTGGTGACCCTGGAGTCTCCGGTGGCAGACGATACGGCGGCACAGTTTGCTAAAGGCGTGCAGTTGCATAATGAAAAGGATCTCACCAAACCCGCCACGCTGGAGGTGGTAACGCCTGTGCAGGTCCGTCTGACCATTAGCGAAGGCCGTTATCATCAGGTGAAGCGGATGTTTGCCGCGGTAGGCAATCACGTTGTGGAGCTGCACCGCGAACGGATCGGCGCCATTACGCTGGATAAGAATCTGGCTCCCGGCGAGTACCGCCCGTTGACTGAAGAAGAAATCGCCAGCGTCGGCTAA
- the bcr_1 gene encoding bicyclomycin resistance protein, translated as MTTRQHSSFVIVFTLGLLAMLMPLSIDMYLPALPVISAQFGVPAGSAQMTLSTYILGFALGQLIYGPMADSLGRKPVILGGTLVFAAAAVACALAQTIDQLIVMRFFHGLAAAAASVVINALMRDIYPKEEFSRMMSFVMLVTTIAPLMAPIVGGWVLVWLSWHSIFWILAIAAILASVMIFVLIKETLPVERRQPFHIRTTIGNFTALFRHKRVLSYMLASGFSFAGMFSFLSAGPFVYIEINHVPPQDFGYYFALNIVFLFVMTMINSRFVRRVGALNMFRAGLWIQFAMAAWMVFSALMDIGFWALVVGVAAFVGCVSMVSSNAMAVILDEFPHMAGTASSLAGTFRFGIGAIVGALLSLATFTSAWPMIWSIALCAACSILFYLYASRPKKR; from the coding sequence GTGACCACCCGGCAGCACTCTTCCTTTGTCATTGTCTTTACTCTTGGCCTGTTGGCCATGTTAATGCCGCTGTCGATTGATATGTATCTTCCAGCGCTGCCGGTGATTTCTGCACAATTCGGCGTACCTGCCGGTAGCGCGCAGATGACGCTCAGCACCTATATTCTGGGGTTTGCGCTGGGTCAGCTTATCTATGGACCGATGGCGGATAGCCTTGGGCGTAAGCCGGTTATCCTAGGCGGGACGCTGGTATTTGCCGCTGCGGCGGTCGCCTGCGCGTTGGCGCAGACTATCGATCAGTTGATCGTGATGCGTTTCTTTCACGGCCTGGCGGCAGCGGCGGCAAGCGTTGTCATCAATGCCTTGATGCGGGATATTTATCCAAAGGAAGAGTTTTCGCGCATGATGTCGTTTGTCATGCTGGTCACAACGATAGCGCCGTTAATGGCGCCCATTGTCGGCGGTTGGGTGTTGGTATGGTTAAGCTGGCACTCTATCTTCTGGATACTGGCCATCGCGGCAATTCTGGCGTCAGTCATGATCTTTGTTCTGATTAAAGAGACGCTTCCCGTTGAGCGGCGTCAGCCTTTTCATATTCGCACCACAATCGGTAACTTTACCGCGTTGTTTCGCCACAAACGCGTACTGAGCTATATGCTGGCGAGCGGGTTTAGTTTTGCCGGTATGTTCTCTTTTTTGAGCGCGGGGCCGTTTGTCTACATCGAAATTAATCATGTCCCGCCGCAGGATTTCGGTTACTACTTCGCATTGAACATCGTATTCCTGTTTGTGATGACGATGATCAACAGCCGTTTTGTCAGACGGGTAGGGGCGCTGAATATGTTTCGGGCCGGGTTATGGATTCAGTTTGCGATGGCGGCGTGGATGGTTTTCAGCGCGCTGATGGACATTGGATTCTGGGCGCTGGTAGTCGGCGTTGCGGCGTTTGTCGGCTGTGTGTCGATGGTTTCGTCCAATGCGATGGCGGTCATTTTGGATGAGTTTCCGCATATGGCCGGAACGGCGTCTTCGTTGGCGGGTACTTTCCGCTTTGGTATTGGCGCTATCGTCGGCGCGTTGCTGTCGCTGGCTACCTTTACCAGCGCGTGGCCGATGATCTGGTCGATTGCGCTTTGCGCCGCCTGTTCCATTCTGTTTTATCTCTACGCGAGCCGTCCCAAAAAACGGTGA
- the SBOV22931 gene encoding Uncharacterised protein produces MNTLQLSIVHRLPQNYRWSAGFAGSKVEPIPQNGQNTENSLVALKLLSPAGDSAWSVMHKLSQALSDIEVPCSVLECEGEPCLFVNRQDEFAATCRLKNFGVAIAEPFSNHNPF; encoded by the coding sequence GTGAATACATTACAGCTCTCAATCGTTCATCGCCTGCCGCAAAATTATCGCTGGTCGGCGGGTTTTGCGGGATCAAAGGTTGAACCGATTCCGCAAAACGGACAGAACACCGAGAATAGTCTGGTGGCGCTTAAACTGCTGAGTCCGGCAGGCGATAGCGCATGGTCAGTGATGCATAAGCTCAGCCAGGCGCTAAGCGATATTGAAGTTCCTTGCTCCGTGCTGGAATGCGAAGGGGAACCATGCCTGTTTGTTAATCGTCAGGATGAGTTTGCCGCCACCTGTCGGCTGAAAAATTTCGGTGTGGCGATAGCGGAACCTTTTTCTAACCATAATCCTTTTTAA
- the yejF gene encoding ABC-transporter ATP-binding protein codes for MTSPLLAIENLSVGFRQQQHVRPVVNTISLQVNAGETLALVGESGSGKSVTALSILRLLPTPPAVYLSGDIRFHGESLLHANEQTLRGVRGNKIAMIFQEPMVSLNPLHTLEKQLYEVLSLHRGMRREAARAEMISCLDRVGIRQATQRLRDYPHQLSGGERQRVMIAMALLTRPELLIADEPTTALDVSVQAQILHLLRELQRELNMGLLFITHNLSIVKKLADSVAVMQHGNCVEYQRADTLLSAPAHPYTQKLLNSEPAGDPVPLPAGQAPLLEVDRLRVAFPIRKGILKRVVDHNVVVNNISFTLHPGETLGLVGESGSGKSTTGLALLRLIRSEGRIVFDGQSLDTLNRRQLLPVRHRIQVVFQDPNSSLNPRLNVLQIIEEGLRVHQPTLSGAQREQQVKAVMMEVGLDPETRHRYPAEFSGGQRQRIAVARALILKPSLIILDEPTSSLDKTVQAQILALLKSLQQKHRLAYIFISHDLHVVRALCHQVIVLRQGEVVEQGQCERVFTAPQQAYTRQLLALS; via the coding sequence ATGACATCTCCATTGCTTGCGATTGAAAATTTATCGGTAGGTTTCCGTCAGCAACAGCACGTGCGCCCTGTCGTTAACACCATTTCGTTACAGGTGAACGCCGGGGAAACGCTGGCGCTGGTCGGCGAGTCCGGGTCAGGCAAAAGCGTGACGGCGCTTTCTATTCTGCGTCTTTTGCCTACCCCTCCCGCCGTCTACCTCTCCGGCGATATTCGCTTTCACGGCGAATCATTGCTTCATGCCAACGAGCAGACGCTACGCGGCGTACGCGGCAATAAAATCGCCATGATTTTTCAGGAACCGATGGTTTCACTTAACCCGCTGCATACGCTGGAAAAACAGCTCTATGAAGTGCTGTCGCTCCATCGGGGAATGCGTCGGGAGGCGGCAAGGGCGGAGATGATCAGTTGTCTGGATCGGGTCGGTATCCGCCAGGCGACCCAGCGTCTGCGCGATTATCCTCATCAGCTTTCCGGCGGCGAACGCCAGCGCGTCATGATAGCCATGGCGCTGTTAACACGGCCGGAATTACTTATCGCCGATGAGCCGACCACCGCTCTCGACGTCTCGGTACAGGCGCAGATTTTACATCTACTGCGGGAACTCCAGCGCGAGCTCAATATGGGATTGCTGTTTATCACCCATAACCTCAGCATTGTAAAAAAACTGGCGGACTCGGTGGCGGTAATGCAACACGGCAATTGCGTAGAGTACCAACGCGCCGACACGCTGTTATCCGCGCCGGCTCATCCGTACACACAAAAATTACTCAACAGCGAACCCGCAGGCGATCCGGTCCCCCTCCCCGCCGGGCAGGCGCCGTTGCTGGAAGTAGACAGGTTGCGCGTCGCCTTCCCGATCCGCAAAGGCATTCTGAAGCGCGTCGTGGATCATAATGTGGTGGTTAACAATATCAGTTTCACCCTGCATCCAGGCGAAACGCTGGGTCTGGTCGGCGAGTCAGGATCGGGAAAAAGTACCACCGGTCTGGCGCTGTTACGGCTTATCCGCTCCGAAGGCCGCATCGTGTTTGACGGTCAATCGCTGGATACATTAAACCGCCGCCAGCTTTTACCTGTTCGCCACCGTATCCAGGTCGTATTCCAGGACCCGAACTCATCGCTAAACCCGCGTTTAAACGTCTTGCAAATTATCGAAGAAGGCCTGCGCGTCCACCAGCCCACGCTTTCAGGCGCGCAGCGCGAACAGCAGGTGAAAGCGGTCATGATGGAAGTCGGCCTGGACCCTGAAACGCGGCATCGTTATCCCGCTGAGTTTTCCGGCGGCCAGCGTCAACGTATCGCCGTCGCCAGAGCGCTGATTTTAAAACCGTCGCTTATTATTCTGGATGAACCGACCTCATCGCTGGATAAAACCGTTCAGGCGCAGATCCTTGCCCTCCTGAAATCGCTACAGCAAAAGCACCGTCTGGCCTATATCTTCATTAGCCACGATCTGCATGTAGTACGCGCGCTGTGCCATCAGGTTATCGTGCTGCGGCAGGGGGAGGTGGTTGAACAGGGGCAATGCGAGCGCGTGTTTACCGCACCGCAACAGGCGTATACGCGTCAGCTACTCGCGTTAAGCTGA